The Herbiconiux sp. A18JL235 region CGAGGGCACGAGCTCGGCGGCGTTGACGACGAGCTTCATCCACTTCGACGAACGGATGTCGTCGGAGACCTCGACCGTGCCCGCATGACCGAGAACCTCGGCCACCTCGTGAGCACGGGCCTGCGCCGACGCAGTGAGCCCGCCGACGGCGAACCAGGTCTCCTCGGGCGGGTTCTGGCGGGTCGTGACGCCCGGCTCCCACATGTTCGAGGCCAGCTCGATGACGGCGCCGATGGTGCGCTCGACACCCACCACGTCGGCGATGTCGTCGATCGACATGCCGTTCTGCAGGCCCACCACCAGGCTGTCGGGCTTCAGCAGCGGCTTGATGAGCTCGGCGGCCCAGCGCGTGTCGTACGCCTTGACGCCGAGGAAGACGATGTCGAAGGGCTCGCGCAGCGTGGCGACCTCGCAGAGGTGGTACGCCGGAACCTCGGTGACCTCGATGCGATTCGGCATGCGCACCTCGATGCCGCGCTCACGGATCGCGTCGACATGCGCCGGCCACTGCTCGATGAACGTCACGTCGAGCCCCGCCCTGGCCATGTCGGCCCCGATTCCCGCCCCGTTCGCGCCCGTTCCCAGTACGGCGATCTTCACCATTGAATCCTCGCTTGTCACTTATTAGTTCACAACGTGTGTGAAGTAATAGTACACACGCGCCGTGGGGAGTCCCAGAGCCGCTCACGCGCGCAGTCGCCGTCGTGGGTTCGCGCATCCTCGGGGTGCGATCATGTCAGCATGTGGCCTCCCATCGCCGACCGGGTCTGAGCCGTGGTCGACATCGATCGATTCCGGGTGGTGCTCGGATCCACCCTTCCCGGCGCCGCTCCCCTCACCCGCACGCAGTGGGAGACACTCGCCTGGCTCTCTCCGGAGTTGCTGGTCTCGGTCGACCGAGACCAGCGGTTGCTCGTGAGCGCCGTGATGATCTCGGCCCGCACCTCCGTCGGTCGGGTCGACGACGCCCTCGAGCTCGCGCGCCGGGAGCTCGAGCGAACGGCGGTCGGCGGTTCGCTCGACCCGGCGCGTGAGGGTGCTGCAGAGCTGCTCGTCGCCGTGGCCGAGGCGCATGCGACCGCAGGCGCGAGCCGGGAGACCGCGCTGTTCGCCGACAAGGCGGCGGCGATGGAGGGCGCGCTGCCCGCGGTCGTGTATCGCGCTCAAGGGCTGAGCGCCTTGGCGACGGCGCTGAACGGCGAGTACGCCTCGGCCACGACGACCATCGCCGCCGCCGACGAGCGGCGCCTCGAGCACGGATGGGAGGCGTCGGCCGCCGACTTCCCCCTGCTACTGGCTCGGGTGCTCGTCGCCTCGGCGGCACTCGACGCCCTGGCGCTGAGCTCGCTGGCTGAGCAGTTCAGAGCCATCGGCGGATCGAGCGCCATCTGGAGGTCGACCGCGCTGGCCGTCGACGCGATGGCCGACCTGGTTCGGTTCGACGTCGGAGCGGGCATCGCCAAGTCGAGGCTGGTCGGCCAGAGCACGGCAGAGGGCGAGGTGCTCATGATGATCAGGGGGTTCGCCCGCGGAATCCACGCCGACCTCCTGCTCCTGCGCGGCGACGCGCCCCAAGCCCTCGCGTTGCTGCGTGACGAGCCGTCGACCCCCGACCACTCGCTCTGCTTCGACATGCAACGAGCGGCGGCGTGGCTCGCACTCGGCCGGCCCCGGGATGCGCTGCGCACCACCGACGGATGTCTCCGGCTCGGTCATCGCCACTGTCTTCGCACCATCCCGCCCCTGCTGCTTCGGCGCGCGGTGGCCTGGGAGCGTCTCGGCAGACCCGAGCGTGCCGACTCCGAGTTCGCCGAGGCCTTCCACCTCGTGCAGAGTTCGGGGTCGCTGACGCCGCTGCTCACCGTCCCCCGGGTCGAGACTTTGGCCCTTCTCCATCGCTTCGCGGCGGCCCACGAGGGACACCGGGCCGCGGTGGAGGTGCTGCTCACGCGTCTCGCCCTGGTTCCCGTCTCGAGCGGCGCACGGCCGGTCGTCCCGACGCTGACGAAGCGCGAAGAAGCAACGGCGCGTGCCCTCTACGCGTCCACCACCCATGCCGAGCTGGCGGCCCAGCTCTCGGTCTCCGTCAACACCGTGAAGGTGCACCTGCGCAACCTGTACGCGAAACTCGGGGTCACCAACAAGCACGACGCGGTCGACCTGCTGCAGAGCTCGGGGTTCTTCGAGTTGCCCTGAGAGGTGCCTCGCCTGCCCTCCCACCTGCCTCAGCTCAGGGGGATCTTCTCAGGGCTCCTCGGGGGCCGAGATGTGCGTGAGGAGGTCTTCGAGGGTGTCGAAGGAGTGCACCTCGAGGGAAGGGTCGTGCTCGGGGAGTTCGGCGTCGTCGTCGAGGGGCAGCACCTCGAGGTGCTCGATGTCGAGGTCGGCGTCGAACTGGGCGAGGAGGCGGGATGTGGGGAACTGGCGTGGGGCCGTGAAGGCGAAGACCGTCGCGTCGGCGAAGACGACGATCGACGTGACGGTGAGGTCGTCGCGGAGGTCGGTCTGCTCCTCGACGTCGTCGTCGCCGACAGCCTCTTCGATCTCTTCGGCGATGGCGTCGACCAGGGCCCGCCAGGCGGCGGGGTCGAGGGCGAGAATGCGGGCGAGGGAGGCGACGAGGGCCGCCGGATCGGGGTCGCCGACCGGGTCGGCGTCGCGCTCGTCGCGCTCGTCGTCGGGCTCGTCACCGAGCTCGTCGCGCTCGTCGTCGAGCTCCGGGTCGACGTT contains the following coding sequences:
- a CDS encoding ketopantoate reductase family protein encodes the protein MVKIAVLGTGANGAGIGADMARAGLDVTFIEQWPAHVDAIRERGIEVRMPNRIEVTEVPAYHLCEVATLREPFDIVFLGVKAYDTRWAAELIKPLLKPDSLVVGLQNGMSIDDIADVVGVERTIGAVIELASNMWEPGVTTRQNPPEETWFAVGGLTASAQARAHEVAEVLGHAGTVEVSDDIRSSKWMKLVVNAAELVPSAILGLELNTAAEVPGMYDFMLACGKEAVRAAAASGSSIRPIFGMTAENVNDPDAFAEQLFHVVLTTFSLPDTKTTSLQDWLKGRRSEVAEINGRVVAELEAVGAAAPFNRLVVELAARVEGGELTPAPENIGLLLHRV
- a CDS encoding cytochrome C5, whose product is MTAELLDDLHRLLAESGLLSDQAAENGIVHGRATFAAGGVEVAVNVDPELDDERDELGDEPDDERDERDADPVGDPDPAALVASLARILALDPAAWRALVDAIAEEIEEAVGDDDVEEQTDLRDDLTVTSIVVFADATVFAFTAPRQFPTSRLLAQFDADLDIEHLEVLPLDDDAELPEHDPSLEVHSFDTLEDLLTHISAPEEP
- a CDS encoding response regulator transcription factor, with the translated sequence MVDIDRFRVVLGSTLPGAAPLTRTQWETLAWLSPELLVSVDRDQRLLVSAVMISARTSVGRVDDALELARRELERTAVGGSLDPAREGAAELLVAVAEAHATAGASRETALFADKAAAMEGALPAVVYRAQGLSALATALNGEYASATTTIAAADERRLEHGWEASAADFPLLLARVLVASAALDALALSSLAEQFRAIGGSSAIWRSTALAVDAMADLVRFDVGAGIAKSRLVGQSTAEGEVLMMIRGFARGIHADLLLLRGDAPQALALLRDEPSTPDHSLCFDMQRAAAWLALGRPRDALRTTDGCLRLGHRHCLRTIPPLLLRRAVAWERLGRPERADSEFAEAFHLVQSSGSLTPLLTVPRVETLALLHRFAAAHEGHRAAVEVLLTRLALVPVSSGARPVVPTLTKREEATARALYASTTHAELAAQLSVSVNTVKVHLRNLYAKLGVTNKHDAVDLLQSSGFFELP